TATCTGGAATAGATGTCATATTGGTTGTAGCTGTAAATAGCAATTTTCTAGAGTCATACTCATATATATTCATTCCAGTGTTGAATACTGCTCCAATAGCTATTACAAGTATCTTCTTTGTATCTTTAAAGCTTTGTCCATCTAATACGTGTAGAGCTATTGTTGCATATCCATTAAGCATAGTTTCTCCAACTTCTATTACCACATCCCCAAAATCAAATCTTCTTCCACTAATAAATCCTGTTAATACTATGCTTCTCGATGTATTTACTATAAATACACATTTATCGACTCCATAGCTACAATCCCATATAAGTTCACCAGTATCACTAACATACACAGGTTTATCTGGCATACTAACATCTTTAATAGATATGATATTTGTTGATGGTCTTGTCCCATTTGTTGTAACAAGACCTACACCATGAAGTAGTGGTATGTGTGGTGGTGCTATATGTAATCCATTTGGAAGATTCCAAACACTAGCTCTTAACGATCTTATCAACTCTATCTCTGTTTCTCTAGAGAGTTCCACTGGTACCCAGTATCTAGCTGGAGATACATCTCCTCTTATGAACAACATATACGCCGTTATCATTAGAGGCCATCTAGCTGGGTCCTGATCAAATTCAAGGGTACCTCTTATCATCTTAGAATCAAAGACTGCTGGACCCGATGGACCGCCATAGGAGTAAGGCATTATTGCATCCCAGTCTTGGAAAGCTGCATAGGCTGGAAGGAGAATGAAGCCCTCACTTCTATACATATTTGGTGCTGGATGATTATATTCACTAACTGTATATGGCTTACCGAATATCTTTGTATATGCAAGTCTTATAATTGTGCTACCCAGGGGATTGTTAACCATAGCATCGTTTACAACATAGAAATCATTTCCACTGCCAACAGGATATCTCCAGTAGTGGTGAGTATCAACAACATCTAGGTTTTGCTGTATATTTGGTGTTCCACCAAATACAACTTGTGTACCTATGACAAGCTGTTTAACACCTATCTCCTCCTTCAAATATCTGTACATCTCCATGTAGAAATCATATTCTAGTCTCCACAGAAACTCCACCCAATCCCTCTGAGCAGTCTCTGGACGTGTCCTATATTCATCCAATGTAAATATCTTTATAGCACCATTTTCAAGATATTCACCTGGTTTTAGTGAGCCCCAGCTCTTTAGCAAGTTCTGTGTAGATCCATATTTCTCCAATAGATATTCATTCCATTTCTTCTGAAGCTCATTCTTAAATAGCATTGGAAGTCTGTCTATAGCTCCATCAAGCCAGCCAAATATTATTCCATATTCATTTAGAACCTCTATAAATGCAATTGCAGGTTCATCCTTATATGCAACACCGGTATATCCATTCACATGTGTAAACAGTTTATATGCAAACTCTTTAACTAGTTGTTTCGCAGGTTCGTAGAAGAATGGCAAAATATGTTTATCCTTCACCTGCTGTATCTGATCCACCTCCTTAGGAAGTCCATCATATGAAGAATAGCTCCTATAACACATAAGATTTATATCCACATATATTCCATTCTCCTTAAGTTTGTATATCAGATAATCAAGTCTATCGAGCTTCTGTGGATCAAGTTCTCTTGTACTTGGTATCTTAAAGATGTTGCGTGATGGATCCCAGTTTTGATCCATTGCATGTATCCTAACCAGATTCACACCATATTTAGCTAGTCTCTCTACATACTGATCTACTATAGATGGTGGTGCAAAGATCCAGGAGCCAACAACACTAACTCCCAAGAACTTGATTCTCTTATCACCAACATATAGATGGCCATCTGAACCCACATAAACAAAACCATACTTTCCAGCGGGTTTATCTAAATACTGTGAGAGGTCGAATGATGAAGCTGCATTGTCGTTCCATGGAAGGACAAATTCAAAGAGTTTTTGCTCTGTACCTCGCGTTATTATCGTAGTAGTAGGTGTGGGCATAGATGTTATAGTTATGGTCTGAGGTATTAATTCTGTTGTTGTCACAGTCTCAACAATAGTTGTAGGCTGTGTAACCGTAAGTTTTGTAGTTAGTGTAGTTGGTATAGTTGTAGTAGTTGTAGCTGTCATCAATATGGTTTCAGTAGCTATTTGTGTAAATGTCGTTGTACTTACTACAGTTTGTGTTACTGTGGTTGATGGCATTATATTTGTAAAAGGCGCTACTGCTATACCAACTATAATCCCTACAACAATTCCTATTGCTAATAACAACACAAGTCTGTTCATAATTCACCCACCCTATTCAATAGTAGCTATTTTTGAAAATAAAAACTTATGAATGAATCAATATGTTAAACATGAAGAATTGTAAGAGAGGTGTGATTTCCTATAAAGACAGAGCAATTTGTTGTTATATAAATCTCCACCTCGTCACAAACATTGTATTGAAAATCAATAATTATCTATAAGGTTAATGAGTTCTGCATCTAGCTGATAACTTATAAGCCTTATATCTTCTCTACATAATCCTCCCAACTTCCTTCTTAGAGTATCATAAGGCTATTCATCAACTCCCTCCGATATTATAGAATATTGTATCTTAATCCCATTATCCTCAGAAACAGATATTATAGCTCTAGCAACATCTAGTGGAGATCCTCTAGATACCTTATATCTCAATCTCTCTAGCCAAGAGATTTCTAGAGTTATTATTGATGCTAGTAGAACTCTTTGTAGTTGTCCCATAGACAATGTGTTTATCTGTCTATTTCTAAGATTCTCTATACTCCCATTATCCTTAGAGCTCTGTTAACCCTACAACAAGTGCAAATATTCCTAGATATGTTGTTATACCCATTAATGCATAGAGAGATGCATTAAATACTATCAACGCTGTATCTCTAATACTCATCAATTCTCATACGATAGAAAGATATTCGCCAAATATAAAAACTCTATAACACCTGGTGGTAAACAGGACCAAAATGTTTAAAAAACCTTAGATAGCTCTGTAATGCAGATGTCTATGGCTATAGAGGAACTTAATGTCTCTGGAAATATAAGGTTGAAGGGACCTATAAAGATCGGTCATGTTAAGGTTTCTGGAGCTATTGTTATAGATGGCTCTGTAGATGGTAATGATATAGATGTTGCTGGGGTTATGAAGATAGATGGAGATCTATCTGTATTTAGTCTAGATGTAGCTGGAGCTATAAGAGTTAGTGGATTGATAAGAGCTAAACAGATATTTGTTTCTGGGGATATAAGATCTGAAAAGGGGATAGAGTCTGAGAGAATTGTTGTTAAGGGAAAAGCATCTAGTAGCTATATGAAGGGTATTGAGATAAGATTATCTGGAGAGATGTATATTGATAGAATTATAGCTAATAAGATATATATAGCTAAGGATACAGAGGTAAGAGGCTCTATAGAAGCATGCGAGATTGTTGTTGATAGGGGGGCTGAGATAGAGAGGGTATATGGAAGAACTATAGACATAGGGAGAGATGCAGAGATTAAGATTGTTGAAGGTGAAAATATATCTATTGAGAAGGGAGCTGAGGTATCCCTGGTTAGATATGTAAAGAGTATAAATATTGCAAAGGATGTTGATATAGAGAAGATTGAGAGGATAGAGAAGATATCTATAGATCTAGAGTACTGCTATCACCAGCCATAGAATATATTATAGAGATACCTAGTAGCTCTATCCAAAAGATATATTCATCTATATTGGTGTTTATATGCATAGATATATAATTGCATTGCTATGCCTTGGATATACAACAACAGCAGTTATACAGCTCTCAACATTCAATACACTAATACCATATATCTCTAGAGAACTAGGATTCTCAATAGATCTTGCAGGGATTCTTATATCTCTAGGAGCTTTTGCATCATTGTTTATGCCTCCTATTATAAGCTATACAATGGATAGATATAGTATCTCAAAGATTATCCTAGCTACACTAGCTATATTCACAATATCTAATCTAGCTATATCATTATCACAAAACATCTTTGTAATAGCTATCGCAAGACTTTTAATTGGTATGTCAATGCCATTTACATGGCCTATATGCTCAAGGATAGTTACAGAATATATCCCGAGACATAGGCAGAGTCTATATACATCTATATATGATTCTGGATCCTTGATAGGATTAACAATAAGCTATCTTATAGCATCTCTCCTAGAGAATAGCTGGAGAATATGTCTTATGGTTATAAGCATTATACCTATAGCATTTGGTATAATCTATATAGCTATAAATAGATCTTCACCTATAGAGATATCGTCTAGAAGAGGTAGTAGTCAATCTATAGATAGTGGTAAAGTATATCGCTACCTCCTAGTACTCTTCCCAGCATTTTTCCTAGGATTATTTCAATGGAACCTGGCTCTCTCATGGCTATCTACATATCTTATCAATGAGCTTAGCTATAGACTCATAGATATAGCTCTCTATATGGTTCTAATGAGCTTTATAGGTGTTTCTATAGAGATTTTCTCTGGATATCTATCGGATAGAATCGGAGATGTTAGGGGTGTTATAAAAGCTATAAATATAGGTTTTATATCTACATCAATAATATTTATATTAATACCATTTTCATCTGATAGATACATAAAGTTTATGATGGTTTCGTCAACACTAGCATTATTTAGAATATCTGCACCGGCTCTATGGTCTCTAATAGGATTTGTTATACCTAGAGAGTTTCTAGCTAGGTTTAGCTCTATATATACTTTGGGAGGACCTCTATCAGGAATATTTACAACATTGGTAAGTGGCTATATAGCACACATATATGGATCTTTCAACTATAGCTTTATTCTGGCTGGCATAGTAACACTATTATCATCAATGCTATATACATACTCTATACATTTAGTAAATAAACAATAGCTATTCCCTCACAATATTCCTACCCCTTTTAGCTAACTCAACTAGGTATTCCCCTATCTTAGTATAGTCGAAATCTCCATAGCCTTCAGCTGTAGCTAATGTTAATAGATTTGATATTGAGCTACTTATAAATGCTGGAATATTCTTAATCTGAAGGGTTTTTGCGACATAGCTATAATCCTTTGCTGCAAGTCTAAGTCTGAAGCTAGGCTCTTTAACAGGACCTGTAACCCTATGCCAGTATCTCTCGATAGCTGTTCCAAACCATAGATTCTTAGCTATTTCTCTAAAGAGCTCTTTATCTATACCCCATGCCTCTAACATAGCTAGACTCTCAGATAATACTATTGGGAATGACATTCCGACATTGTTTAGAGCAAGTTTTAATACAGATGCCTTTGGTATTTCTCCAACATATATAGACTTAGAGCTATAGAGATCTATAACACCTCTAGCCTCTCTATAAACATTCTCATCACCTGCAACTATAGATAGAAGACTACAGCTCTTAGCAGCATCAACACTTCCATATACTGGAGCCTCCAGATACCTCTTACCAATATTCTCATATATATACATACTCATCATCGGTGTAATGGTACTAGCATTAATTATTATAGAGCTATTCTTTGAATATACAATACCATTAGAACCAAATACAACATCTCTTAGTGCATCATCATCAGCTACAAAGACTATTATAAACATAGCTCTATCAGCTACCTCCCTAGGACTATCAACAACAACACAATTAACCTCTCTACACAGTGCTTCAGCTCTAGATCTAGTTCTATTATATACAACTACACCTATATTCTTATTCCTTAGACATCTAACAAGATTAGATCCCATTAAACCTAGACCAACAATACCTATATCCATATGCATCACACAGCTATGTATATATCCAAAAGACTAAAATATTATTATGTTTTCTATAGCACGGCTATGGATAGCTCCTTATTCTTTGTCTAATCGCTAGATATACTGGGACTAGAATAGATATTGTTATAGCGATAAATACAGTAGGCTGTGTTGGTATAACACCTTTATCTTTGTATGGAATATTAAGTGCATATACAATCCATCTACGTTCAGAATCTCCTGCAACATATACTGTATACTCATCTGCTACTACCCTAGGTACAACAATACTATTTTGAAGCGTTATAGAGCCAATAATGCTTAGATTCTTATCCATTATAGTTATATAGCTACCACTAAAGCCATATATCCTATCCGAGTCGCATAATAGAGATAGAAAATCGAAACTATAATCACTACTTCTATGTATCGCTACAGGATTTCCAAACATATCAAACTTCATAATACTTGAACCCCTAGAACGTATTCCAGATATATAGGCATATCCATTAGAATCAAAACACATTGATGATACTGCATCAAGGATATACTCATCATCCCCACGATATGTAATAATCTTCTTAACACTAAAATCTCTATCCAGTATAGCAATAGATGTTATATTTAATCCGGGGCATACACTAATAATCCAGATATCACCTACAGCAGAGTTGATGGAGGTTTCAAGGATACAACTAAGAAAACCTTGAATATCATATTCGTGGATAGCATTTAGAAGTTCTAGATCGGGGGATCTTTTCTCTATATGGCTATGTGTATCAATATAGATATATTCGCCATCTGAAAATATTTTAAGTCCTTTAACATCGGCTTTCTTAACAATATTTAGATTCTTATCAAATACATATAGACCTACTCCACCAATAACATATAGTTTATCTCCTAAGGCTACACAGTCTATAAATTCTCCTTCTAGTGATGTATCAATCCAAGTTTTCTCAACTCTTCCGGTATACCTATTTATAAACACTATATATGGATTATCAGGAGCTGGATAGAATGTAGGGATATGATATGTTTTTACATTGACATATCCTATAGCAACAACATAGTTACTGAATATACATATAGATAGAAGACTATTAAGCGGTGGAACAGCTATATAACGTATCCATCTAACGCTAAAGCTATTCTCAGCATAGATCATATCTATATTAGCTAATAGAGCTAGGGATATTACTATAATTGGTATGAGCAATGATCTATACAAATCGTTGCACCCTATCTCTCCTGTTGAAAAGACTTTATAAATATATGGTTTATATATAAATCTAGTGAATGAGTATAGGAGATGTAAAAAATTAGGCTTCTATAGGTCTATACATAAGGTTTTCTAGGAATCTTATTCTCTTCTCTATTGGTGGATGTGTTGATAATATTTCTTCTAGTCCAAAGAATGGTTCTGCTAATGCATATATGAATAATGCTTTTATCTTGCTATCCTCTAACCATCTCTTAGCACCATAGCTTCTATAGTATGTATCTAGAGATTCTAGAGCATTTATCATAGCTCTTGGCGATGTTACTTTAGCCCCATGTGCATCTGCATAGTATTCTCTTAGTCTTGATAGTGCTAGTACTGCTATCTGTATCAATATACTTACGACTATTAATATTATTCCTGCTATTAATAGGAGTACTCCTCCAGATGACTCTCTCCTCCTATTGCTTCCACCACCATCGACATATCTATATGTCATACCTGCAAACATTAGAAATCTTCCAAGGAAGTATATAACTGATGGGAATAAACCAAATATCATCATTATAGCATTATCTCTATGCTTATGATGACCAAGCTCATGTCCTATGACAGCCTCTAGCTCCTCCCTACTCCTAACAGTCTTCATAAGACCTCTTGTTACAGCTACATACCTCCCCATTACAGGTGATGAATATGCAAATGCATTTGGTATAGGCATATCTGCTACCATAGCCTTTGGAGGCTCTATACCAGCTCTCATAGCAACTCTATTAACTATCTCCTGAAGCTCTGGATCATATCTACAGCCATATGACAAGTTTATGAGTGCTGGAGAGATAAGCCAGGATATAAATGATGGTATAGCTGCAAAGAGAAATGCTATAAGACCTACGGTTGTTACAAACTCTACTCCAAAGATATATGCAAGTGCTGCTATAACAAATATTGTTGCTCCTATAACAGCTGTTGATGTTGATATCATAGCTGATCTAAGATGATCCATATCTACAGGTATTCTATTCCTAATAAACCTCTCTAAACCAATACCAGCTAGTATCAGGGTTGTAATCGCTACTGCATATGCAGCTATATCAATAAGCCACCAACTCCACCAAAACGGAAATAGACCCCAGCTAAATCCTATCCCTGGTAGTAGTACAGATATTATTAGCTGAACAACTGTTAGCACAAGTATTGTTATTGCTAACAGACTTAGTATTAGCAAAAGCTTTCCTCTAACCATAGCCTAGACCTCTAGAAACACAATGCCTCTAGATGCTTATTAGCTTTAAATATAGTGAAGCAAAGACAATCAGACAAATGCCTTTACATCACATCTCAGAACCGGGGACATTCTTCATCCATTTATAGATGTATGTAGTAGATTATTAAATTATTATTATCTTTGTAGACTATCCTCATAGACATATTTCTACTACTTCTCTATATAGCTATTTAGAAAAAGTTTATATATTTAGGAAATAATATATGTGAGTGGGATAGAGATATGGCTAGTCTAGAAGAAGTACTAAATACACTATGGCGGTCATTTATAAACATACTTCCAGGAGTTATTGCTGCTGTTATATGGATAATTGTGGGAGCTATTGTAGCTATTGTTGTTGGAGACATTGTTACAAGAGTTGTTAGGAGATATATCGAGAGACCTCTAACACTTACACCATTTGGAAAAACTCTTGCAACACTAGGTCTAGAATTCTCTGAACTTATAGGTGGATTAACAAAGGCATTCATCATTGCCATAACTCTTGTTGCTGCTATAGGCTATATACCTCTTGAGGGAGAGGCTGGAGCAATGATATATTCTGTTGTTAACTATCTACCATATCTTATAGGGGGTATAGCACTAATTACTCTCGGCCTTGTTCTAGCTATAGCACTTGCGCGATACATAGGATCTATCCTTGGTGCAAGTTTTGGTGAGACATATAAGCATGTAACTACATTGATAGAAAATCTACTTCTGGTTGGTCTAATAGCTGTAGTATTGACAGTATCATTTACATTATTAAAAATACCCTCAGCCTTTATCTATCCTCTACTACTTGGATCTCTAGCTATAGCCGTAGGAATATTTATATCTATAGAGGCTTTCAAAGCTATTGAGGCAAACTTTCCAAACTTTAGACCTTTAACACCATTTATACAGTTTATATTGATATTAGCATTCCTATTAATAGGTATGACAGCGATATTCAGCCAATATCCAGTTGTTGGAGATGTTACGAAGATGTTATCTATAGGTATAGCTATAGCCTTTGGAATAGTCTTAATACCAATAGCATTCTATCTAGCTAAAAAAGCTCTTATAGAAGCTGGAAGAAGTTAGCAATATAATTAAATTATTTTTTATATAATTTCAATATATATATACATCCATCAGAACCTCTTATAACATCTATGCATTCTCTAGTATAGTAGCAATAAGCAACAATACTACATATCAAAGCGTCAGCTATATCCTTATTAGAGATAGAATTTCTATCAATCTCTATCCCAAGACCATCAGCAAGCTCTATAACACTTCTAAATCCAGATGATTTTAATGCACTCTTTGGATGAGTCTCTATAACCTCTATACCCAGCCTCCTAACAATGTTATATAGATTCCATGCCCTTTGAGTCAATATAGCCATACCCCTTAGAGTTGGTGGTAAAACTCTATAGCCCTGGCTAATAGCCTTTCTATCAACATCTCTAACAATAGGTTTCTCAATAATTGGAGCATCTATAGCTAGTACAATAGGTCTATCAATATCTATTTTTCTAACAATTTCATTATCACCATATAGACATAGCATATCTAAAGTCTTTCTATAGTCAATATCTATAGATACATAGCCACTACACCTCTTTGACGAACCAGCTAAATCTAATCCAGATACTATAACCATTACAATAACCAGTTAGAATAATTAGCATAGAGATTTATAAGGATAATACATTTATCTCATGCTAGAGATATCTATGTATAGAACACTACTTACAATAGGTAAAAACCTTGGTCTAATACCTGTAGTAGGTTTTTGGATTATAGCAACTATATCTATAGGATATAATCCATGGTTTAATATATGGAAACATGCATTTAGTGATCTTGGGGCAAAGGATGCTGTAAACCCTTGGATATATAACTATGGCTTAATAGTCCTTGGAGCTATAACAATGCTTTACAGTATATATCTTGCTTATGTATCATGGAATAAGTTTATAGTGTTCTCATCAGCATTAATCTTTGTTGCAGGAATATTTCTATCACTAATAGGTATCTATCCTGGGGGAACTAGACCACATACATTTGTATCTACATGGTTCTTTATACAGTTCTTTATAGCTCTTATACCAATGGCTATAGGATTTATATTTAGTGGAAAGTATATAGATGCATTATTTCAAATAATAATATTTATAGCTGCACTACTTGGTGCTATACTAGTTAAATGGCCTTCAGTAGCTTTAATAGAAGCATATGAGATATTATTGATAGATATTGTAGTTATACATCTATGGATTAGACTATAGATTGTTGTTAGCTTATATATTCTAGTGTTTTATGTAATAGTGTTAGGGGTGAATATGGAGGACTTGATTATATATGCTGTTGACTATGGACTAAGGCTAGGGGCTAGATATGTAGAGGCAAGGTATCATAGAATTGATGGATTTAGTATTACATCTAGGAATGGTGCTATTATTGCTTCTGGTATAGACTCTTCTGAGGGTATTGGGATAAGAGTTCTTGTTGATGGTGCTATAGGTTTTTCCTCAACAAATAGACTTGATAGAGAGTCTATTAGAATTGCTGTTGAGAATGCTTATAGAGATGCTAAGAATCATTCAAAGTTTATGAAGAGACCTATAGAGTTTGGAGAGGCTAGACTTGGGAGAGCTAGATATAGTGTTATTGAGAAGAAGCCTTTTAACTCTATAGATATAGAGTCTAAGGTTGAGATACATAGAGATCTATGGGATAGAGCTTCAAGTTCTGTTAAGGAGGCTAGGCTAGGGGTATTGACTATAAGCTATGGAGAGTTTATTGAGAGTAAAATTGTTGTTAATAGTGATGGTGCATATATAGAGAGTACCATTCCTAGAATATCAATGTATTATAATATAGTTGTGATGCATCCTGAGAAGGGATCTCTACAGAGATTTGAACAACTGGGAGCTAGTGGAGGTCTTGAGTGGCTAGATATATGGAGACTTGATGAAGCTATACCAAATGAGGTTAAGATATATGAGAAAGCACTTCTAACAGCTATAGAGCCTCCAAAAGAGGAGATACCTGTGGTAATCGGTAGCGAGATTGTTGGTCTAATTGTCCATGAGAGCTGTGGACATCCTAGTGAGGCTGATAGGATTCTTGGTAGAGAGGCTGCACAAGCAGGTAAAAGCTTTATCAAACCAAATATGATTGGGGAGAGAATAGGGAATGAATATGCTACAGTAATAGATGATCCAACTATACCTAATAGCTATGGCTTCTATCTATATGACGACGAGGGTGTTGCTGCAAGACCTAGATATCTATATAGAGAGGGTGTAATAAACGAGTTTCTCCATAATAGATGGACAGCAAAGATATTTGGTGTAGAGAGCAATGGTGCTGCAAGATCTATGGACTATATGAGTGAGCCAATAATAAGAATGTCAAATACATATCTAAAGCCAGGAGACTATAGCTTTGAAGAACTTATAGAGGATATAGATCTCGGTATATATATGAAGAGCTATATGGAGTGGAATATAGATGATGAGAGATGGAGCCAGAGATATGTAGGTCTAGAAGCATATCTAATAGAAAGAGGAGAACTAAAAACATTTGTTAGAAATCCAGTTCTAGAGATAACAACAAAAAGTTTCTATAGCCTCATAGATGCTGTGGGAAAAGAGCTTAGATTCTATGCAGGTACATGCGGAAAAGGAGAACCAATGCAAGGAGTACCAGTATGGTTTGGAGGACCAGATGTAAGACTCAAGAAAATTAGAGTTAAAACCCTATAACATATAAAATAAAATATTTTATCTCACTTCAACATAATCTAGATGAGGAGAATTTATATATTGTCTAAGGATCTGTATATCCTAGGTGTTTTACTTGAGTGGTGAATATGTTGATAGACTGAGGAAAAGAGCCTTAAGCTTCTTATCAGAGGCTGAAAGGGTTTCTGATCCAAATCTAGCAATATTTCTAGCTGAGCAGAGTCTTCAATTATATGTAAAAAGTGTTTACTATGAGCTCTTTGGATCTATGCTTAGAGGTCATAAGATTAGAGAGCTTCTAGCTATATTAATAAAATCTTTAGAGAGTCATGGCTATAAAGCTTATGCTGATGAAATTCTAAGATTTGTTGATGAACATAGAAGAACTCTTATAGAGTTAGAGACAGCTTATACAATGGCTAGATATGGAGAAATTGACTATAGTGTTAATGATGTTAAACAGGCTATAGACGTTGTTAGAAAGCTTATAGAGATTTTGGATCAGGTGTGTAGAGGTGTTAAGCTGGGTTAGATATCATTTTGAGCATCTCAGAAGATGGAGGGAATATGCTGAGAAAATTTGTAGCTCTATAAAAAGTCTTGGACTGGAAGCAGAGGTCTATGTTATTGGAGGTGTAGCAGAAGATAGAATAACTGTTCTAAGCGATATAGATATTCTCATAGTTGTAGAAAATATTGATCCATCTACAAAGAAAAAACTTGCTATAGATATTATGGAGAAAGCTATAGATAGCTATGGACTCCCTTGGGATGCACCTATAGAACTCCATATAATTGATAGAAATGATATGAAGACATATTTTAGATTATCAAAGACAATCAAGATATGTTGATAGAACAGTATTAAAAGTCTTCTCAATCCATAGACATTGTTATCTCAATATTGATTTCTTGGTATTTATACTCTCAAGAATGAATATCGATATAGATACTATCGTTATAATTATCATCAATAATCTATCAGAATTAAATCCATCTATAGATATGAGAAGTATTTCACCTATTAAAAGACCTATGAAGAACATTGCATATACCATAAGTCTTGGGATGAGCTTCTGTCTAAATACTATAAATCCGTCGATGTTTATCACCCTGGAAACCCTATATCCATAAGAATCCTCTCTAACTATACCTAGACTCAATAGCTTCTTCATATGGTAGTGAACAGTACTTACAGGTATATTTAATGCTCTAGAAATCTCTCTAACTCCCTGTGGATCCTTTGACTCTAGCAAATAGAGATATATCTTAAGAGCAGTTCTACTAAGATCATCCTGTGGTCTAGACATAGATACTCACTAAATTCTATACAATTTGAATATCTTTAAAATTCAAATGTTAAAATACTAATTGTTCAAGTCTCTGAACAAATATGTTCAAGGACTAGACTTTTTACAGCTTGATGCACAATAATATTCCTAGAGGGTGAAGATAATGAGTA
Above is a genomic segment from Ignisphaera aggregans DSM 17230 containing:
- a CDS encoding transcriptional regulator, TrmB (InterPro IPR002831:IPR001845~KEGG: smr:Smar_0017 transcriptional regulator, TrmB~PFAM: regulatory protein ArsR; transcriptional regulator TrmB~SPTR: A3DKH1 Transcriptional regulator, TrmB~PFAM: Bacterial regulatory protein, arsR family), whose protein sequence is MSRPQDDLSRTALKIYLYLLESKDPQGVREISRALNIPVSTVHYHMKKLLSLGIVREDSYGYRVSRVINIDGFIVFRQKLIPRLMVYAMFFIGLLIGEILLISIDGFNSDRLLMIIITIVSISIFILESINTKKSILR